The genomic region TGGATCGGATGAAGTAGCAGGCGTGTTGCACATTTTGTTCTGTGGAAGATGGTTTTTGTGAACAGATTGTTCAATACAGATCTGCTTTGATATGGTGTAAATTTTTTTATAACAACAAGTTATTGTTTTAAGTGGTTCTGGCACACTCCTTGCCTGATTATAGTGCTTCTTTCAGTTGGTTCCTTTCAGACAAGGAGGTTTTGATGACTGCGCGTGTGTTGAGTTGTGCAACGCTGGGTATTGATGCGTATATCGTGCATATTGAGGCGGATATTTCGCGTCGGCTTCCCTCATTTTCAGTGGTGGGTTTGCCCGATAGTGCTGTGAAGGAGAGCCGGGATCGGGTGATGGCTGCGATTAAAAATGCCGGGCGAACATTTCCAACGAATCGGATTACGGTGAATTTGGCACCGGCAGATATCCGAAAGGAAGGCTCGGCATTTGATTTGCCGATTGCGATAGGCATTATTGCCGCGATGAGCGGTTCAATTTCACCCGAGAAGCTGTCGCAATATCTCATTTTGGGCGAGTTGGCTTTAGATGGTACGGTGCGGCCCGTGCGCGGTGCCCTGTCAATGGCTGTGGAAGCCAAAAAGGCGGGTTTAAAAGGGTTGCTCGTCCCTGTGGAGAATGCGCAAGAGGCGGCGATTACAGGAGGGTTAGATGTTTTGCCGGTGTGCGATTTGAGTGAGGCACTGGATTTTTTCGAGGGGTATTGCGATATCCTGCCCTTTGAAATCAATAGCGAGGCGATTTTTCGACAGGCGCGGATGCATCGGGTGGATTTTAAGGATGTGCGCGGGCAAGAGCATGCCAAGCGCGCGCTGGAGGTGGCGGCGGCAGGCGCGCATAACGCGATTCTTATGGGACCACCCGGATCGGGTAAGACGATGCTCGCCAGGAGATTGCCGACGATTTTACCCGATCTGACTCTGGATGAGGCTCTGCAGACGACAAAAATTCACTCGGTAGCGGGGTTGCTGCCACCCGATACAGCACTGGTGGCGACGAGGCCGTTTCGCTCGCCACATCACACGATTTCAGATGCGGGGTTGATCGGTGGCGGTCCCTATCCCCGGCCAGGAGAGGTATCGCTGGCACATCACGGGGTGCTATTTTTGGATGAGCTTCCCGAGTTTAAGAAACAGGTTTTGGAGTCTCTTCGCCAACCTATTGAGGACAGTTTTGTGACGATTGCCCGCGCGGCGATGTCGCTTTCGTATCCCGCGCAGTTTATGCTCGTTTGCGCTATGAATCCGTGTCCTTGCGGGTATTTGGGCGATCCACACCACGAGTGTATTTGCTCGCCCCCTGTGGTTCAGCGCTATGTCAATCGGATCTCGGGACCGCTGATGGATCGCATTGATATTCACGTAGAAGCTCCGGCTGTGCAGTATGAAGAACTGGCCAATGAACCCGCTGGCGAGTCTTCGGCAGAGGTTCGCAAGCGCGTGCAAGGCGCGCGGCAAATACAATTGGAGCGGTTTGCGGATTATCGAGATTTGTTTAGCAATGCGCACATGGGTTCGCGAGAGATTCGGATGTTTTGTAAAATTGATGATAGGAGCGAGGAGTTGTTGCGGATGGCGATTACGCGATTGGGGCTTTCGGCGCGGGCTTATGATCGCATCCTGAAGGCGAGCCGCACAATAGCAGACCTGGAAGGCGAAGAGGATATCCAATCGCGCCACGTTGCCGAGGCGATTCAATACCGTAGTCTGGATAGAAGATTGTGGGAGTAATAAAAAAAGCGGAGCATTGACAAGTGCTTCGCTTTTTTTGGGTTACAATATGAAACGCGATGCAAAAAAAGTTGTGATACCAGGTATTAAAGGCGAGGTGTGCATTCAGCGGATGGCGCATGGGTTTCCGCATATCTCGGCGCGGGATGAGGGGGATCGGTATTACGGTCTGGGGTATGCACATGGCCGGGATCGGCAGATGCACATGTGGTTGCTCAAGCTCATCGGGCGTGGGAATGCGTCTGCATATCTGAAAGCGGATGACGAGTTAATTGAGGTAGATCGATTTATGCGCTGGCTCGATATAGCGGGTGATGCGGATCGGGAAGCGCGACGTTTGTCACCTGGTGTGCAAGCGGTTCTGGATGCGTATTGCAAGGGGGTGAATCAGGCGGTGCGCGCAACGGGAACGCCTTTTGAATTTAAGCTGATGGGGTATCGACCAGATGATTGGACGCCGGGAGATGCACTGCTGATGGTTAAGCTGATCGGTTTTGTTGGGCTTTCGCAAATGCAGGGCGATATGGAGAAGTTGATTGTTCAGTTGATTCAGAAGGGCGTGGATACGGAGCGGTTAAAGGAACTTTTTCCAGCGATTCGGGATGATGTATCAGAAGAGTACATCGATTTGATAAAGAAGGTGCGTCTGGTGCGTCCGATGATTCCATCATCTGTGGTGTGGCGCGATTTGTTGCCCGATTTTTCCGCGAGCAATAATTGGGCTGTGCGTCCGTCAAAGACGGCATCTGGATGGGCGATGATGTGCGGAGATCCGCATCTGCAATTGCAATTGCCTTCGGTGTGGTATCTGGCGGTTCTGTCTGGGGGCGATGATTATTTGATGGGTGCGACGCTGCCGGGGTTGCCGGTTGTGGCTATGGGACGGTCACCCCACCTGTCGTGGGCAGCGACCTATGGTACCGCCGATGTGTGTGATTATTTTGTGGAGGAGGTGAAGGATGGGAAGTATAGATGTGGGGATAGATGGGTGCCTTTGCGCGTGCGAGAAGAGGTTATTCGGCCTAAAAAGAAGGATCCGATAGGGTTGCGCGTTTGCGAGACGGAACGCGGTTTGTTGGAGGGTGAGGTCAATGAGGATGGGTTTTACCTGTGTTATGCGTGGACGGGTAAGCAGCAAAAGGGGACGGGTGCGGATTCGCTGGATTGTGTTTTGCGGATTACAAAGTCAAAAGGCGTTGAAGAGGCACGGGATTATTTTGCGGGGTTGACGTTTGCGCCGTTTAATTGGGTGTTTGCAGATCGGGCGGGGAATATTGGCTATCAACTCGGCGGGCTGGTGCCCAAACAACCCGAAGGCTCATCGGGTTTGATTCCGTATTTGGGTTGGGATGAGAAACAGAATTGGGATGGGATGGTTGATCCGATATTGTATCCCCGCACGGTCAATCCCGAATGCGATTTTATTGTGACGGCAAACCAGGATCTCAATTTTATGGGGCAGTTCGCGCCGATGAAATTGTCGATTTCGTCTTATCGCGCGGATCGAATTTGCGAGATGTTGCGGGAGAAGGATGATTTAACCGTAGAGGATATGAAGCGGATTCACTATGATCTTCACGCGCTTCAGGCCAGGGAGTTTATGGCGGTTATACGTCCGTTATTACCCGAATCGGAAAACGGGGATATATTGCGGGAGTGGGATTTGTGTTATGATGCGGATTCTCTGGGTGCGACACTTTTTGAGCGCGTTTATCGCGAGCTCGTTTTGCTCGTTTTTGGGGATAATGGTTTGGGGCGCGAGATGGTGACGTTTTTGCTGGATGGTACGACGCTGTTCAGTGTTCTGCACGGATATTTTGATCGCATTCTTTTGAGCGGGGCATCGGTCTGGTTTGGAGATCAGCCGCGTGAGGTTTTCTATCAAATGGCGATTGAACGCGGGTTAAGGGAGAAAGCCGTGCCGCACGGCGAAGTGAGCAGGGTTTATATTGAGCATATTTTTTTCAGGGGGAAGTTGCCGAGGTTTTTGGGTTTTGATTATTCGCTTGCGAATATTGGGAGTCGGTCAACGGTTTCGCAGGCTGGCGTGTTCAAAGGCGGCGCGCTTGCACCCACTTTTCGAATGATTTGCGATTTTGGGGAGGATGTGCTATACGCAAATGTCGCGGGCGGTGCTTCAGATCGCCGTTTTTCCAAATTCTATACGTCGGGGTTAGATGCATGGGCGCAAGGCGAGTACGAGGTGTTAGGACCATAAAGAGTTGACAGCTAACGGGTTGCTCTGTTAATGCCTTTGATTTTTTGATTTGCTTTGGCGCGCTGGTCGATTTCTTCGGGTATGACGATGTTGTGGAGGTCGGCGCGGAGGTCGGAGAGGATGTCGGCACAGGTGGGGTCGTCAGCGCGATTTTCGGTTTCGTCGGGGTCGTTGGCGACGTTGAATAACTGGTCTGGCAGGCCTACGTAGTGGATGTATTTCCAATCGCCTTTTTTGATCATGAAGCCGCCAGTTAGCGCACCGAGGGCGTGGTATTCGCTAAAGATGGGGCGGTCGGGAAAGGGATGTCCGAGGATGGCGGGGAGGAGGCTGCTGCCGGGCAATGGCGCGGGGTCCTGTTCGGCGAGATCGAGTAGGGTGGGTAGGATGTCGATGAGGTTAGCTCCTGCGGAGATGCGCTGGTTGCCTGCAGCGTTTGGGTGGCGAATGATCATGGGGACGCGCACGGCGTGTTCGTAGAAACATTGTTTTTGCCATATACCGTGGTGTCCGCCCATTTCGCCGTGGTCGCTGACGTAGATGACGACGGTGTTGTCGCGCAGGGATGAGTTATCGACTATGTCGAGCAGGCGGCCGATGAGGTGGTCGGTGAAAGAGATGAGGCCGTAGTAAGCAGCGGTTGCAGTGGTGGAGATGGTGTCGGGCAGGGGTTCTTCGTTGCGCAGCCAGTAGCGGAGTTGCTGGATGGAAGGGTGCTGGGTTTCGCAAGGTTCGGTTCTCGTGTGTGGCAAGATGACGCGGTCGGGGTAGTAGCGGTCGAAGTATTCCCGTGGGCACAGGAGTGGGAAGTGGGGGTTTATGAAGCCGGTGTATAGGAGAAAGGGACGGTCGGCGTATTGCGCGCGGGATTTGAGGAAGCGTTCGGAGAGGTCGGTAGCGGTGCTGTCGTAGTCGGTTTGCCAGTTTTCGTCGGGGCCGCATTCGGTGACGTGGCTGTTGCTGCCGCGCCGGGCGTCGGGTGTGCGCGCGGGGGCACCCATACTCCAGTGTTTCCATTTTTCGGCGTCGTCCATGAGGCGCACGCCAAAGCCGTGCAGGCGTTCGGGACCTATGAAATGGGTGCGGCCGCAGGCTGCGGTTTCGTAGCCCGCGGCTTCGAGGTAGCTGCCCATTGTGGGGATTGTTCCCGCGAGGGGTGAGCCGTTGTCCCAGGTGCCGATCTGGTGGACGTATTGTCCGGTCATAAAGGACATGCGCGCCGGTACGCATATCGGGCAGGCAGTATAGGCATTGTCAAAGGTGGTGCCTTCGGATGCGAGGCGATCCATGTGTGGTGTTTCGATATGGGGGTGACCGTAACAGCCGGTGACTGCGGGGTCGTGTTCGTCGCTCATGATGAGCAAGATGTTGGGTCGCTGGTTCATGCGAATATCTTCCTATGCGTTTGGGACCGGGATCGGCGGATACAACGGTATCTCAGGTCAGGCCTGGTACAGGCTCTCTGTCGGGATGTCGGTGATCATTGCGTGGCCAGGGGTGTAGGATATCATGAATGGGAGCCTGGCCTGTTCGGCGACAATGCGGGGTGTGATGCCGCAAGCCCAATACAAGCGGTCCGTTCCTTCGGGTACTTCAAACGGGTGACCGTTCATATCGACGTTTATCTTTTCGATGCCGAGTTTGTCCGCATTATTTTTTCCGATTGGGGCGCCGTGACACGCGGGAAAGTGGCTGGTGAATTCCCATACATGGTCGATCACGGTCGGGTCGAATGAACGGATGGTGACGGCCATGTTGCCCGAGAAGGGCCCGACTGTTTTGCACGGGAGCGACGTGAGTTGGATGGTCGGTCCAAATGCGGCGGGGTAGCCTTTTTCGGTCAGGAGGCCATCGAAGGAGACGCTCGATCCGATCAGGAAGGTAACGGTTCGGTCGTCGAACAGGTCCACGATGTCCTGTCGGCGTTCGGTGACTACGCCATCGCGTACGATGTCGTATGAACCCAGGTCGGTTCGGATGTCGAGGGCGCGTGCATACTCGGGGCAGTCTGTTTGGCCGGGTTCCATTTTTGCAATCAGCGGGCAGGGTTTCGGGTTGGCGCGACAGAATGCCTCGAAATCGTCGGCGTAGTCTATGTCCAGAAAGGCGACGTTGACGCACAGGTAACCGGGAAGGGCTCGGGATGCAAAACCTTTGAGTTCGTTGGCCCTGCAAGCGAGTCTGACGTCTAACGGTGTTTTGAATTTCATGTTGTGCTCTCCATTGAAACGCTTAATATCTTCCTATGCGTTTGGGGCCGGGATCGGCGCATATAACGGTGTGGTCGAAGTTTTGTTTTATGAGCTGGTATTTCAGATCTGTGTGGGATGGGTCTTCCCAGAGGTTGTGAAATTCATCGGGGTCTTCTCGTAGATCGTAGAGTTCGCCATAGTCTTCGTTGTGATAGACGACGAGTTTGTAGCGGTTGTTGCGCAACATGGTCGCCCAACAGGGGTTGTGTTTTTCAGAGGCGTGTGGGGCGAATTTATCGACGACATCGTAGTATTCACAGCGCACAAATTCGTGGTGCGCGTGCCCGGAATCTTCGCCCGTGAGAATGGGGATGAGGGATTTGCCGTGTGTCCATTCGAGGGGGATGTCGGCGAGGTCGGCAAGGGTGGGCGCAATGTCTAAGAGCGCGGTGAGGCCATCTGCGCGGTGGCCCTGGAGAAAGGTGCCGGGCCACGAGATGATGAGGGGGACCCGTACGAGGGCTTCGTAGAAGCGGCAACCTTTGCCGGTGAGGCCGTGATCGCCGAGCATTTCGCCATGGTCACTCGTGAAGATGACGACGGTGTTTTCGCGCTGTCTCGTGCGCTCAAGTGCATTGAGCATGCGACCGACGTTTTCGTCGATGAGGGCGATCATGCCGTAGTAGGACGCTTTGTTGTGCTGTTCGCGGTCGCCGGGTGGGTTGCCTTTTTGTCCTGCGAAAAAGCGTTTGAGTTGCGTTTGTGTTTGCAGGTCGCTTTCGCGAAATAGCGGCGGTGGCAGGTCGGCGGGATTGTATTTGTGTGTGTCGGGTGCGTCAAAAGGTCCGTGCGGGTCAAAGGGGTTGACGCTCATGAGCCAGGGTCCGTCATGGGGGGATTCGATAAATTCAATGGCGCGGTCCGCACACCAGGTGGTCTGGTGGTGTTGGGGGTTCATGTCGGGACGATAGGTGCCGTATGTGCCGTCTTTTTTTGTTTGAAAGACGTCGCCGAGGTCTATGCCCTGTTCGGTGAGCCAGTCGGTGTACTGGTTGCCAATTCCGATGCCTTGATTGTGTGAGTGGCTGTACCAGAATTTGCGATATCCGTCGTCAACGCGTTGTTCTTCGCCGTTCCAGGCAGAGGCGAGGTGGAGTTTTCCCGATAAGCCGCAATCGTATCCGGCATCTGCGAGGCGTTTGGTGATGAGTTGTACGCGTTCATTTGCCGGGAAATAGGCATTGCCATTGCGATTGCCGTGTACGGTGCTGGGATATAGCCCGGTGAGAAAGCTGGAACGACTGGGCGTGCATATCGCGCTCTGGCAGTGGGCATGTGTGAATGCTACGCCTTCGGCGCAGAGGCGGTCGAGGTTGGGTGTCTGGATGTGTTCATTGCCGAGGGCGTGGATGGTATCATAGCGTTGTTGGTCGGTGCAGATCCAGAGGATGTTGGGGCGTTTTGGTGTCAATGGAGGTCTCCTCAATCGCGCGCGCCTCTGATAACGCGGCCGTTTTCGATCCAGTGATCGCGGTAAAAGGTAGTGGGTTCAAAGGTGTCGTTTAGTGCGTCCATGCGCGTCCGAATCTGGTCGCGGTAGTGCTGGATTGTTCTAGCATGGTCAGGGCTGTTGGCGAGGTTGTGCAATTGCAGAGGGTCTTCGCGGTGATTGTAGAGGGATTCTCGATGTTTTTCAATGGCATAGGTATATTGTTTGTCGCGCAAGGCACGCCATTCAAAGCCATCGTCCCAATCGACACTGGGACCCATGCCCTGTAAGAATGCGGATTCGGGTTCATCTCCATGCTGACCAAATGCGCAATGCGAAAGGTCAAATCCATCGATACCATCGGGGATATCGACGTTCAGGAGTGAGAGCAACGTGGGCATGATATCGGGTGTGTTGAGGCAGGCATCGCTTTCGGTTTTGGGGGCGATGCGGTTGGGCCAGCGCATGAGAAAGGGGACGCGCGCGGCTTCTTCATAGTAGATGTTTTTCTGAACGCGACCGTGTGCGCCAAACATTTCGCCGTGGTCTGATGTGAAGACGACGAGGGTGTCGTGCGCGAGGTTGAATCTGTCTAACGCGTCTAAAATTCGGCCCACGTTCCAGTCGAGGTTGGCAGTCATAGCGGCATAGATTCGCTGCCATTCAACGAGGTTGGGTTTGACGGATTTCATCCACCAATCGCGGTCGAACCATGCGTGCCAGTATTCTCCTGATCCGTCCCGGTAATTTGGCGGCAGGTCAAAGGCCATGTCTTTGAAGTGCATACCCCATTCTTCGGGGACGTTGTCCCAGTTCCAGGGCTGATGAGGTGTGCCATAAGAGACGAAGAGGGCGAAGGGTTCTGGATTTTCGCGCGCGTTTTCGAGATAGGAGATGGCGAGGTCGGTCATGGCATCGGGTTCATAGGCAGGGATGTCGATGCGTTCAAATTTGTCTTCGTAATAAAATCCCTTGTAATAGCTGTGGTTGAAGTTGTAGGCCGCCCAATAGTGGTCAAATCCCAGTCGGTGCGGGCCTGGGGGCACGAATTGATTGGCGGGATTCTTGTGAAAATCTCCGGCCTGTTTATAAACTTTGCCTTCGGTTGCGTAAATGTGCCATTTGCCGATGTAGGCACAATTCACGCCGTTCTGCGTCAATGTGCCGGCAAGCGTTGGCAAATCGGTGCGGGCACTCAATTCGTTCATGACGTAGCCATTGGTGGTGGGATAACAGCCCGTAAAGAGGGATGCGCGATGCGGGCTGCACACGGGATAGACCGAGGTGGCGTTGACAAAGCTGATGCCTTCAGATGATAGGTGGTCGATATTGGGGGTGTGGGCGCGGTTGTCGCCCATATAGCCACAGGATTGCGGGCGGAGTTGATCGGCGAAGATGTAGAGAAGGTTAGACACGGATTACGCGCTTTCGTGTTCTGCTCGCATTGCGTTAAAGAAGCGCACATCAATGCGCGCCAGGTCAATTACGGTTTCTATGGGTTCACCGCTGTATTCACTGTGGAAACTCACGGGGCCTTCAAAGTTTAATCGATCCAGTGTTTTTACGACTGCGGGCCAATCGCCAAATCCCTGTCCCAGCCGCATTGTTCCACCCGTGGGCGCCCCCTGTACAGTGCGTCCCAGAGGTCGCTGGCGAATCAGGTCTTTAAATGCCAGGACTGATAGGTACTCGCGCACGATATCCAGTGCCATTTCTATGGGTTCGCCACATATCGACAGGTGTCCCGGGTCGGAGAATACGCCGATGTGTTCGGGGTTGAATCCCCTGACCACGTTCATGACGGCACACGAATTTAACCCCATCGATTTGCCCGAATGGTTGTGTACCACGGTTTTGACGCCGTGTTTTTCCGACAATTTCTCAAAGCTTTCCATCCAGCCCCGGATTTCATCCAGTTGGTCCCAGTAGTGCTTAGCATCTGACCAGTGCCAGTAGCCCAGTTTTACATGCGCTACGCCGGCTTCGCCCAGCGCGCCGTAATAACGCTCGGCGTAATCTATGTCCGGACGGCTAAAATCGCCGGGGGCTGTTACGAGTGGAATGCACAGGCCCGCGGCTTCAAACTGTTTGGCGGCTTCGGGTAGAGCCTTATCGATATTGTCTGGATTTACAGGATATCCCTCTCGCACACACAAATCCGCGCCTTGCACGCCTACCGATTGGAGGGATTCTATGATTTCGGGTATGTCCAGGCCTTCGAGGTGTTTTGTGAACATGATGTACGTGAGCTTCATTTTTTTTCCTTTCTCTGGTGTCGTTTGCATTTATGAGCACTTCAGGATACGCAATTGTGTGTTGAAAATCAATGGTGAGTTGTAAGCTCAAATCTTGACATGTTGTGAAAAATGTATATGTTGTCGTCAAATTGTTGTGAAAAATGACGACAAGGTAGTCAAAAAACACGGTTTCGCATATTTCAGCATCCCGATGCAGAGGTCGTAAAAGGACATGAAGCTCAGTCGTTTTGCCATTTTTAAGCCCATTAGCACGATTATGATCGCACTTAGTCTTGTGGTGATGGGTTTTATTTCCCTGGTCAAGTTGCCGCTTGAATATTTGCCCAGCGTGACGTTTCCGGTCCTTTTTGTGTCTATTCGGTATCCTTCTTCGTCCCCAGAGGAAATTGAACGGTTTATCACGCGACCGATTGAAGAGATATTGGGTACTATGCCTGGCATTGAAAATATGGGATCCACATCCAATGAGTCTTCTTCGACCATTCGCCTGGAATTTGCAATGGATGCGGATATGGATCTCGTTGGCATTCATTTGCGCGACAGGCTCGATCAGGTTCGCGCAGATTTGCCCGAAGACGTGGATTATATTGGGATTAAAAGTTTTGATACCGAAGATATTCCGGCTCTCGAATATACTGTTTCGTGGATCGGTGAAGATCCCGAAGACTTCATCGCGGTTTATAACCAGCGCCTGTCGCCTCGATTGCAGCGGCTCGATGGCGTGGCAAGTGTTGAATTAAGGGGGTTACAGCAAAAGGATCTCCTCGTCGAGGTCGATCAACGGGCTATGACTGCGCACAAATTGGATTTTCGCACGATCAATCGCGCGCTTCGCAGAAATAATATTAATATCTCGGCGGGTTATGTCACCGATGGCGACAGGCGATTCGCTGTGCGAAGTGTGGGCGAGTTTGAGACTGTTGACCAGATTCGCAATCTGCCCATTCGCCCAAACCTGATGCTGTCCGATGTTGCAGCGGTTACGTACGATTATCCTCCCGCTCGTCGATTTGATCGACTCGATGGCATACCTTCTCTTTATCTTTCTGTGTATAAATCTTCAACGGCAAATATGGTCGATGTTTGCAAGCGCGCCCGCAAAGAACTCGACCGCATCAACGAGGAGGTTGGCAAAGATAATCTTCGAATACTTCTGGTTCGAGACCAGTCAACTGATGTTATTGCCAGCATAATCAGTCTCAGCCAATCGGCGATTATGGGCGGTCTCTTAGCCGTTATTGCCATCTTTATTTTTCTCCGCAACTTCCGCAGTACGCTCATCATTGGCTCCGCCATTCCAATTAGCGCGCTCACGGTGTTTCTCATGATGTATTTTTTGCGGCAATCGGGCACTGATATCACCTTGAATTTGATTTCGATGATGGGGCTGATGGTCGCTATTGGGATGCTCGTGGATCCCGCTGTTGTAGCTCTGGAGAATATTTTTCGCAAATGTTTTGATGAAGGTCAGGGTGCAAAACAGGCAGCGCTTGAGGGCAGTGAGGAAATTGGCCTCCCGGTTCTGGCTGCTACGCTTACGACTGTGTGTGTATTTGTGCCGGTCATTTTTGTGACTGATTCGGGCACTTCGCTCTTTATGCGGCAGTTCTCCGTGACAGTTGTCGTGTCTGTGATTGCATCGTTTTGTGTCGCGCTTTCTCTGATTCCATTGGCCGCATCTCGCGCTTTCGATAAAGGTGGCCAAACTCTTGACCGCGTTCTCAAGAGCATTTTTGTGCTCGCAGCAAGTGTTGGGGTGGGCGCGTATATATATTATACGGATTTCAGTGAGGTTGATTACGGGGGTATGTGGGACGCATTTGCGCGTACCATCGCTGGTTTGCCTTTATTTGCCAAAATTGGTTTTCCCGCGGCAATTGCACTGGTGATTTTTCTGTATTTTCGTTACCGCGCCATTGGTGCCAGAGCACTGTACGCGAGGGTGGTCGCCAATACTTTGCACTATCGCTGGGCAACGCTATCCGTTGCCTGTGTTCTTCTCTTTTTAGGCAATCACATCTACGGCAAAATAGAACAAGCCCCTTTCCGCTATCAACCCACCCGCGCGATCAGGCTGACGGTGGAGATGCCTCGTACGTACGATTTGGAGCAGGCGAGTAATACTTTCAAAATAGCCGAAAATATCCTTATTCCACTGAAAGAAGAACTGGATATAGAGGCTATTGCGACGAAGTTCAATACGGGTAATCGGCAGGGAAAGAGAAATGCACTTTTGACTATTTATCTCACGCCTGCAGAAGAAAGCAAGTTGATGACGGACGAAGTCCAGCACAGGATCATCGCGCTTCTTCCAAAGGATATTCCCGGTGTGCGTTTCAGACCTCGCGGGGGTAAGTCGGGCGGGACTGCGGGGGTGGGTGTTGAACTCAAAGGACGCAAGCAGGAAATTCTGGAGGTTCTGGCAGAGGATATTGAAATGAGTATGCAGGGGATGCCCGGCGTTCACGAGATTGAGACCAGCCTGGAGACGGGTATGGAAGAGATTCGCGTGGTTGTAAATCGCGAACGGGCACAGCGGTATGGCATTTCTCCGCGCGATATTGCTACGAATATCGCTTCGGCACTCGGGTCGCGCGGGGCTTCACACTTCAAAACACCCAATGGCGAGATCGATATTACCGTTCAACTCCGCGAAGAAGATCGCGCTAATCTCGAGCAGCTCAAAACAACGGAGTTTGAAAGTGATAAGGGCGGGATGGTTGCGTTCTCCAGTTTGGCCGATTTCAATCTCATACAAGGGCCTAATGCCATTTCCCGCGAAGACCGCATGCCCACGCTAACTGTGTTTGCCAGTACTGAACAAAAAGCAGTTTTCAGCGTGGGGCAGATTATGAAAGCGCGCATGGAAAACGTGCCTCTGCCCGATGGATATAAGTATCAGATGGATCGCCGCTTCAAGTCTATGGATGCAGAACGGGAACGGGATTTTGAGACGATGATTTTCGCGCTGGTTCTCATTTATATTATTATGGCTTCGCTCTTTGAATCCTATGTGCATCCGCTCACTATTATGTTCTGCATTTTCTTCGCATTCATTGGCGTCGCGCTCGGTCTCTACACTTTCAAGATCGCTATGGATAGCAATGCGAAGTACGGCCTTCTGGTGCTTTTTGGTATTGTGGTGAATAATGGCATTGTTCTGGTCGATCACATCAACAGATACCGAAAACAGGGGTTTGTTCGCCGCGATGCCATTATTCGCGGTGGGCAAGACCGCTTGCGTCCGATTATGATGACTGCCACGACCACTATTATTGGCCTGATGCCGCTGGTTATTCCAATGCTTTTTGGCCATGCCGAAGGCACAGCCCGCCGCTGGGGTCCCATCGGTCTGGTTGTGGTATCGGGGTTGTCCATTTCAACCATTCTGACGCTTGTTCTCCTGCCCACGATGTATTCGCTTATGGATGACCTCTCCCAATTTGCCAGGCGCGTTGTCGCGGTGGCTCGTGTGCGGTAACACTGTGAATCCTGGAAAGGCTCATATTCGATTGTTTTCCAAAAGTTCACGTTCACGCGCCAATTCCTTGCGGAGCGTTTCTTCGTCGGGCAGTTCTAATTTATAACGAGAGGCAAAGATGTGTTCAGTCTGTTCGCCCAAGACGTATTTGACAACGGCATCATTC from Gemmatimonadota bacterium harbors:
- a CDS encoding DUF1445 domain-containing protein, whose protein sequence is MKFKTPLDVRLACRANELKGFASRALPGYLCVNVAFLDIDYADDFEAFCRANPKPCPLIAKMEPGQTDCPEYARALDIRTDLGSYDIVRDGVVTERRQDIVDLFDDRTVTFLIGSSVSFDGLLTEKGYPAAFGPTIQLTSLPCKTVGPFSGNMAVTIRSFDPTVIDHVWEFTSHFPACHGAPIGKNNADKLGIEKINVDMNGHPFEVPEGTDRLYWACGITPRIVAEQARLPFMISYTPGHAMITDIPTESLYQA
- a CDS encoding YifB family Mg chelatase-like AAA ATPase, which produces MTARVLSCATLGIDAYIVHIEADISRRLPSFSVVGLPDSAVKESRDRVMAAIKNAGRTFPTNRITVNLAPADIRKEGSAFDLPIAIGIIAAMSGSISPEKLSQYLILGELALDGTVRPVRGALSMAVEAKKAGLKGLLVPVENAQEAAITGGLDVLPVCDLSEALDFFEGYCDILPFEINSEAIFRQARMHRVDFKDVRGQEHAKRALEVAAAGAHNAILMGPPGSGKTMLARRLPTILPDLTLDEALQTTKIHSVAGLLPPDTALVATRPFRSPHHTISDAGLIGGGPYPRPGEVSLAHHGVLFLDELPEFKKQVLESLRQPIEDSFVTIARAAMSLSYPAQFMLVCAMNPCPCGYLGDPHHECICSPPVVQRYVNRISGPLMDRIDIHVEAPAVQYEELANEPAGESSAEVRKRVQGARQIQLERFADYRDLFSNAHMGSREIRMFCKIDDRSEELLRMAITRLGLSARAYDRILKASRTIADLEGEEDIQSRHVAEAIQYRSLDRRLWE
- a CDS encoding penicillin acylase family protein, producing MKRDAKKVVIPGIKGEVCIQRMAHGFPHISARDEGDRYYGLGYAHGRDRQMHMWLLKLIGRGNASAYLKADDELIEVDRFMRWLDIAGDADREARRLSPGVQAVLDAYCKGVNQAVRATGTPFEFKLMGYRPDDWTPGDALLMVKLIGFVGLSQMQGDMEKLIVQLIQKGVDTERLKELFPAIRDDVSEEYIDLIKKVRLVRPMIPSSVVWRDLLPDFSASNNWAVRPSKTASGWAMMCGDPHLQLQLPSVWYLAVLSGGDDYLMGATLPGLPVVAMGRSPHLSWAATYGTADVCDYFVEEVKDGKYRCGDRWVPLRVREEVIRPKKKDPIGLRVCETERGLLEGEVNEDGFYLCYAWTGKQQKGTGADSLDCVLRITKSKGVEEARDYFAGLTFAPFNWVFADRAGNIGYQLGGLVPKQPEGSSGLIPYLGWDEKQNWDGMVDPILYPRTVNPECDFIVTANQDLNFMGQFAPMKLSISSYRADRICEMLREKDDLTVEDMKRIHYDLHALQAREFMAVIRPLLPESENGDILREWDLCYDADSLGATLFERVYRELVLLVFGDNGLGREMVTFLLDGTTLFSVLHGYFDRILLSGASVWFGDQPREVFYQMAIERGLREKAVPHGEVSRVYIEHIFFRGKLPRFLGFDYSLANIGSRSTVSQAGVFKGGALAPTFRMICDFGEDVLYANVAGGASDRRFSKFYTSGLDAWAQGEYEVLGP
- a CDS encoding sulfatase-like hydrolase/transferase; the encoded protein is MNQRPNILLIMSDEHDPAVTGCYGHPHIETPHMDRLASEGTTFDNAYTACPICVPARMSFMTGQYVHQIGTWDNGSPLAGTIPTMGSYLEAAGYETAACGRTHFIGPERLHGFGVRLMDDAEKWKHWSMGAPARTPDARRGSNSHVTECGPDENWQTDYDSTATDLSERFLKSRAQYADRPFLLYTGFINPHFPLLCPREYFDRYYPDRVILPHTRTEPCETQHPSIQQLRYWLRNEEPLPDTISTTATAAYYGLISFTDHLIGRLLDIVDNSSLRDNTVVIYVSDHGEMGGHHGIWQKQCFYEHAVRVPMIIRHPNAAGNQRISAGANLIDILPTLLDLAEQDPAPLPGSSLLPAILGHPFPDRPIFSEYHALGALTGGFMIKKGDWKYIHYVGLPDQLFNVANDPDETENRADDPTCADILSDLRADLHNIVIPEEIDQRAKANQKIKGINRATR